From the Deltaproteobacteria bacterium genome, one window contains:
- a CDS encoding NUDIX hydrolase: MVNGERTKRRLVCENSRFHVYFDAVQTPGHAAVNDYLVVAPKVAAENFVTGVAVLPVVDGKIGLLRVYRHAVQSDSWEIPRGFIEVGENDQSGSALRELEEETGLSCDREQLRSLGLVTPEAGLLAARVHLYVALRCRSIRPYFPAETGHVEFRVFDAEEVKNMISRSKIEDPCTVTAYFKFSTR; the protein is encoded by the coding sequence ATGGTCAATGGCGAGAGAACCAAACGGCGGCTGGTGTGCGAGAACAGCCGATTTCACGTTTATTTTGACGCGGTCCAGACTCCCGGCCATGCTGCCGTAAACGACTATCTTGTCGTCGCTCCCAAAGTAGCGGCGGAGAATTTTGTGACCGGAGTCGCGGTGCTGCCGGTTGTTGACGGCAAGATCGGCCTGCTGCGGGTTTACCGCCATGCGGTTCAGAGCGATTCTTGGGAGATTCCGCGCGGCTTTATCGAAGTCGGTGAAAACGATCAAAGTGGCTCGGCCTTGCGCGAACTGGAGGAAGAGACTGGCTTGAGTTGCGATCGTGAGCAACTGAGATCGCTTGGCTTGGTGACGCCGGAGGCCGGCTTATTGGCTGCGCGCGTGCATCTCTATGTAGCTTTGCGATGCCGGTCGATTCGACCGTACTTCCCGGCGGAAACCGGTCACGTGGAATTTCGCGTTTTTGACGCCGAGGAAGTCAAGAATATGATTAGTCGTTCAAAGATAGAGGACCCTTGTACGGTGACTGCTTACTTTAAATTCAGCACGCGCTAA
- a CDS encoding radical SAM protein — MTHRKLDLLLIHPGSRKQIYQSLSDNLAAVESPVWAGLMATFIRRRGFGVDILDSEAEEFSYEETARSVSAAAPRLVAIIVYGHQPSASTQNMTASAAICSAIKQLAPDQKVILVGGHVAALPEQTLKETDADFTCNGEGPYTLLELLQALSATPVELGRVRGLCYRAEGRIVQNGAAPLVKDPDSEMPEMAWDLLPMKKYRAHNWHCFGDVPRQPYASFYTTFGCPFRCSFCCIQAPFKSGEKEAGWNESVNSYRFWKPQTIVAQIEKLARDYGVRNIKIADEMFVLNARHVLGICDAIVERGLDLNIWAYARVDTVKDGMLDKLKRAGVNWLAFGIEAASERVRDDVDKGFGQELIFNTIDKVRNAGINVIGNYIFGLPEDDYDSMQATLDMAVELNCEFANFYSAMAYPGSQLYQTAAKEGWPLPDQWSGYSQHAVDTLPLPTKYLTGAEVLRFRDQAFDAYFKNPKYLQMVGAKFGAATLRHIREMTAHKLERKILAAAPEPALV, encoded by the coding sequence ATGACCCATCGAAAGCTAGATCTCTTGCTGATACACCCGGGCAGCCGCAAGCAAATCTACCAGTCGTTGAGCGACAATCTCGCGGCCGTCGAGTCGCCGGTCTGGGCCGGCTTGATGGCCACGTTCATTCGCCGGCGCGGCTTTGGCGTGGATATCCTCGACTCGGAAGCCGAAGAGTTCAGCTACGAAGAAACCGCTCGGTCTGTCAGCGCTGCGGCGCCGCGACTGGTCGCCATCATCGTCTACGGCCACCAACCCTCGGCGTCGACCCAGAACATGACGGCTTCGGCGGCGATCTGTAGCGCCATCAAACAGCTCGCTCCCGACCAGAAAGTCATTCTAGTCGGCGGCCATGTGGCGGCGCTGCCGGAACAAACCCTCAAGGAGACCGACGCGGACTTCACCTGCAACGGCGAAGGTCCGTATACGTTGCTGGAACTGCTGCAAGCGTTGTCTGCCACGCCCGTCGAGTTGGGGCGCGTGCGCGGCCTTTGTTACCGCGCCGAGGGGCGCATCGTGCAAAACGGTGCGGCGCCGCTGGTCAAAGACCCCGACAGCGAGATGCCGGAGATGGCCTGGGATCTTCTGCCGATGAAAAAGTATCGGGCGCATAACTGGCACTGCTTCGGAGATGTGCCACGCCAGCCCTACGCTTCTTTTTACACAACCTTTGGCTGTCCGTTTCGCTGCAGCTTCTGCTGCATTCAAGCGCCGTTTAAGAGCGGTGAAAAAGAGGCGGGCTGGAATGAGAGCGTCAATAGCTACCGCTTCTGGAAGCCGCAAACGATTGTCGCGCAGATTGAAAAACTGGCGCGCGACTACGGCGTGCGCAACATCAAGATCGCCGACGAAATGTTTGTCCTGAACGCGCGCCATGTGCTGGGCATCTGCGATGCGATCGTCGAGCGCGGTTTGGATCTCAATATCTGGGCCTATGCTCGCGTCGATACCGTCAAAGACGGCATGCTCGATAAGTTGAAGCGGGCCGGCGTCAACTGGCTTGCCTTCGGGATTGAGGCCGCCAGCGAGCGGGTGCGCGACGACGTCGATAAGGGGTTTGGCCAGGAATTGATTTTTAATACCATTGATAAGGTCCGGAACGCGGGCATCAACGTCATCGGCAATTATATTTTTGGCCTGCCTGAGGACGATTATGACAGCATGCAGGCGACGCTCGACATGGCGGTTGAGCTTAATTGCGAGTTCGCCAATTTTTATTCCGCCATGGCCTATCCCGGCTCGCAGCTCTACCAAACGGCTGCGAAAGAGGGCTGGCCGCTGCCAGACCAATGGTCCGGCTACTCGCAGCACGCCGTCGACACCTTGCCGCTGCCGACCAAGTATCTTACCGGCGCTGAGGTGCTGCGCTTCCGCGATCAGGCGTTTGACGCCTACTTCAAAAATCCCAAGTATCTGCAGATGGTCGGTGCCAAGTTCGGCGCCGCCACGCTGCGCCATATCCGAGAAATGACGGCGCACAAACTGGAAAGAAAAATCCTCGCGGCGGCACCGGAGCCAGCGCTGGTATGA
- a CDS encoding CDP-4-keto-6-deoxy-D-glucose-3-dehydrase, whose product MNAENLNWPLMQNNIVAEDFQAVIDFMRQEEPPILTQSSQVRMFEKEWSEWLGVKHSVFVNSGSSANLLTMAALRETAGPGEVIVPTLTWVSDIASVLQCGLEPVFVDIDRRSLGMDTAQVLEKITPRTRAVFLTHILGYNGLDEKLLRELAARKIPLIEDVCESHGATFNGRKLGTFGLMANFSFYYAHHMSTIEGGVISTNDGDLYQVLRMLRSHGMVREAESAEIKQAYASQHGDLNPDFIFAFPAYNVRSTEINAVLGRSQLKRLDENNQARTVNLNLFLETLNPEKYQTDFATEGSCNYAFTLVLNRANPRFRDNVEKMLRQHGVEFRRGASGGGNQLRQPYLRKRLGDQEYSKYPKVDHVHFYGYYIGNYPTLEREKILKLTSLLNAVPEDREL is encoded by the coding sequence ATGAATGCTGAAAATCTCAACTGGCCGTTGATGCAGAACAACATCGTCGCCGAGGACTTCCAGGCGGTGATCGATTTCATGCGTCAGGAAGAGCCGCCAATTTTGACGCAGTCGAGCCAGGTCAGAATGTTTGAGAAGGAGTGGTCCGAATGGCTTGGCGTTAAGCACAGCGTTTTTGTCAATTCGGGCTCGTCGGCCAATCTTCTCACCATGGCGGCGCTGCGCGAAACCGCCGGGCCGGGCGAGGTTATTGTGCCGACGCTCACCTGGGTGTCGGATATCGCCTCGGTGTTGCAGTGCGGTCTGGAGCCGGTATTTGTCGATATCGATCGGCGCTCCCTGGGCATGGACACGGCGCAGGTGTTGGAAAAAATCACGCCGCGCACGAGGGCGGTTTTCTTGACCCATATCCTTGGCTACAACGGCCTCGACGAAAAACTTTTGCGGGAATTGGCGGCGCGAAAAATCCCTTTGATCGAGGACGTGTGCGAGTCCCACGGTGCGACGTTCAACGGCCGCAAGCTCGGTACCTTCGGGCTCATGGCGAATTTTTCTTTCTACTACGCGCACCACATGAGCACCATCGAAGGCGGGGTGATCTCGACCAACGATGGCGACCTTTATCAGGTCCTGCGCATGCTGCGCTCGCACGGCATGGTGCGCGAAGCCGAGTCGGCGGAAATCAAGCAGGCTTATGCGAGCCAGCACGGCGATCTCAATCCCGATTTCATTTTTGCCTTCCCGGCGTACAACGTGCGCAGCACCGAGATCAACGCGGTGCTGGGCCGGTCGCAGCTGAAGCGGCTCGACGAAAACAACCAAGCGCGAACGGTCAATCTCAATTTGTTTCTCGAAACCCTCAACCCCGAGAAGTACCAAACGGATTTTGCCACCGAGGGCAGCTGCAACTACGCTTTTACATTGGTTTTGAACCGCGCCAATCCGCGGTTCCGCGATAACGTCGAGAAGATGCTGCGCCAACACGGTGTTGAGTTTCGCCGCGGCGCTTCCGGCGGCGGCAATCAGCTGCGCCAGCCCTATTTGCGAAAGCGCTTGGGCGACCAGGAATACTCGAAGTATCCCAAAGTCGACCATGTGCATTTCTATGGCTACTATATCGGCAACTACCCGACCCTCGAGCGGGAGAAAATTCTCAAGCTGACGAGTTTGTTGAACGCCGTGCCGGAGGACCGAGAGCTATAA
- a CDS encoding alpha-ketoacid dehydrogenase subunit beta → MARDPSVLIFGLDVDDPKAIQGTTRGLLEKYGAERVFGTPLSEDAMTGVAIGLAFGGLRPIHVHIRMDFLMLAMNQLVNIAAKSRYMYGGQVQVPIVVRAMIGKSWGQGAQHSQGLYSFFMNIPGLKVVAPTTPYDAKGCLIHAIRDNDPVIYVEHRILHFQKGPVPEPLYAVAPGKARIAMTGSDVTLVGISYMQLECLRARHYLEAVGISAEVIDPIWLQPLDIDTIANSVRKTGRLCVVDNGWTSCGAGAEIVSAVIEQVQHERAVRVKRLGFAPVTCPPAPTLEDAYYPNGRTIAAAVRDLVTGKANHWLSDERADLREIEFKGPF, encoded by the coding sequence ATGGCGCGCGATCCGTCGGTGTTGATTTTTGGCTTGGACGTGGACGATCCGAAAGCGATCCAGGGAACCACCCGCGGGCTGCTGGAGAAGTATGGGGCCGAACGTGTCTTCGGCACGCCGCTTTCCGAAGACGCGATGACCGGCGTGGCGATTGGCTTGGCGTTCGGCGGCCTACGGCCGATTCACGTCCACATTCGCATGGACTTTCTCATGCTGGCGATGAATCAGTTGGTGAACATCGCCGCGAAGAGCCGCTACATGTACGGCGGCCAGGTGCAGGTGCCGATCGTCGTGCGCGCGATGATCGGTAAGAGTTGGGGGCAAGGAGCGCAACATTCGCAGGGGCTCTATTCGTTTTTTATGAACATCCCGGGCCTGAAAGTCGTTGCGCCGACCACGCCCTACGATGCCAAAGGTTGTTTGATTCACGCCATCCGCGACAACGACCCGGTGATTTACGTCGAACACCGGATTTTGCACTTTCAAAAAGGGCCAGTGCCAGAACCTCTTTATGCGGTTGCACCCGGGAAAGCGCGCATCGCGATGACGGGTTCGGACGTCACTCTTGTTGGGATTTCCTACATGCAGCTGGAGTGTTTGCGCGCGCGCCATTACCTCGAAGCAGTGGGCATTAGCGCCGAGGTGATCGATCCGATTTGGCTGCAACCGCTCGATATCGATACGATCGCCAACTCGGTGCGTAAGACCGGCCGTTTGTGTGTCGTCGACAACGGTTGGACTAGCTGCGGCGCTGGCGCCGAAATTGTGTCTGCCGTCATTGAGCAGGTGCAGCACGAGCGCGCGGTGCGGGTAAAACGGCTGGGTTTTGCGCCGGTGACCTGCCCGCCGGCGCCGACGCTCGAAGATGCTTACTATCCCAACGGCCGGACCATCGCCGCCGCGGTGCGCGATCTCGTGACCGGCAAGGCGAATCATTGGTTGTCCGATGAGCGCGCCGATCTGCGTGAAATCGAGTTCAAGGGACCGTTCTAG
- a CDS encoding thiamine pyrophosphate-dependent dehydrogenase E1 component subunit alpha: MHERFYRSLYRIRRVEEEVARAYPTDKIKSPVHLSIGQEAASVGVCEALGPNDIAFGTYRSHALYLAKGGDLRKMIAELYGKATGCAKGKGGSMHLIDLGAGAMGASAVVGTTIPNAVGYAYAAKLRGSQQVVASFFGDGAVDEGVFHESMNFAALKGVPIIFICENNFYAIHTHQSRRQKLANIAEKARTYGMPAEVIENNDALRVYERVHEAVAQLRAGKPGPFFFECFAYRWKEHVGPGEDYQLGYRMRAEAEPWLDSDPVKTMAARVDKALRARIEAEVEAEIEEAFEFAETSPFPEVTELYTDVVEL, encoded by the coding sequence ATGCACGAGCGGTTTTATAGGTCTCTCTACCGCATTCGCAGGGTAGAGGAGGAAGTGGCCCGGGCCTATCCAACCGATAAGATTAAGAGCCCGGTGCATCTTTCCATCGGTCAGGAAGCCGCATCGGTCGGTGTGTGTGAAGCGCTCGGCCCCAACGACATCGCCTTCGGCACCTACCGCAGCCATGCGCTCTACCTTGCCAAGGGCGGCGATCTGCGCAAGATGATCGCCGAATTGTACGGTAAGGCCACCGGTTGTGCGAAAGGCAAAGGCGGTTCGATGCATCTGATCGATCTCGGCGCCGGCGCCATGGGTGCATCCGCGGTGGTCGGCACGACCATTCCCAACGCGGTCGGTTATGCCTATGCCGCCAAGCTGCGCGGTAGCCAACAAGTGGTTGCCAGCTTTTTCGGCGACGGCGCCGTCGATGAAGGCGTGTTTCACGAAAGCATGAACTTCGCGGCGTTGAAGGGAGTGCCGATTATTTTTATCTGCGAGAATAACTTCTACGCCATCCACACTCATCAGTCGCGCCGCCAGAAGCTCGCCAATATCGCCGAGAAGGCGCGTACCTACGGCATGCCGGCGGAGGTCATTGAAAATAACGATGCGCTGCGTGTTTACGAACGCGTGCACGAGGCGGTGGCACAGCTGCGCGCCGGCAAGCCCGGGCCGTTTTTCTTCGAGTGCTTCGCTTATCGCTGGAAAGAGCATGTCGGTCCCGGCGAAGACTATCAGTTGGGCTATCGCATGCGCGCCGAAGCGGAGCCGTGGCTCGACAGCGATCCGGTGAAGACGATGGCCGCGCGGGTCGACAAGGCGTTGCGCGCGCGCATCGAGGCCGAAGTCGAAGCCGAGATCGAAGAGGCTTTCGAGTTCGCCGAAACTAGCCCGTTTCCCGAAGTGACGGAACTGTATACCGACGTAGTGGAGCTCTAG
- a CDS encoding GDP-L-fucose synthase has translation METHGKILIADHHGLVGDALRRQLAAAGFKSVIDERGLPPLTDAARVDEFFARVRPQYVFLIGGRAGGIAANQKFPAELMLDNLLVVCHVIESARLHGVHKLLYLGSSCAYPKLCPQPMRVDALMTGKLEPTNEAYATAKLAGLGLCQAYRQQYRLNFISAIPANIYGPGDDFSEADSHVVGALIRRFHEARLLGAPEVVIWGTGTPRREFMYAADLADACVFLMDRFDGGEIINLGVGQDWSIRELAETIAQVVGYRGTLVFDTSKPDGMPAKLLDSNRLRELGWQARTTMREGLRATYQWYLQQLASVAGGGDARAVL, from the coding sequence ATGGAAACCCATGGCAAAATCTTGATCGCCGATCATCACGGATTGGTCGGCGATGCGCTCCGCCGGCAGCTTGCCGCCGCCGGCTTTAAGAGTGTCATCGACGAGCGCGGCTTGCCGCCTTTGACCGACGCTGCCCGGGTGGACGAATTTTTTGCCCGAGTCAGGCCGCAATACGTTTTCTTGATCGGTGGTAGGGCCGGTGGCATTGCAGCCAACCAGAAGTTTCCGGCTGAGTTGATGCTCGATAATTTGTTGGTGGTGTGTCACGTCATCGAAAGCGCGCGGTTGCACGGTGTCCACAAGCTGCTCTATCTCGGTAGCTCCTGCGCCTATCCGAAGCTTTGCCCGCAACCGATGCGCGTGGATGCTTTGATGACCGGTAAATTGGAGCCGACCAATGAAGCTTACGCGACGGCGAAATTGGCCGGACTCGGTTTGTGCCAAGCGTACCGGCAACAGTATCGGCTCAACTTCATCAGCGCGATTCCAGCCAACATTTATGGACCCGGGGATGATTTTAGCGAGGCCGATTCCCACGTCGTCGGCGCGTTGATCCGGCGTTTCCACGAAGCTCGGCTACTCGGTGCTCCTGAGGTCGTCATTTGGGGCACAGGCACACCGCGGCGAGAGTTCATGTATGCAGCCGATTTGGCGGACGCTTGTGTTTTTTTGATGGACCGCTTCGACGGCGGCGAAATCATCAATCTCGGTGTTGGGCAGGATTGGTCGATACGCGAGCTGGCCGAAACCATCGCCCAAGTGGTCGGCTACCGTGGTACATTGGTTTTCGATACCAGCAAGCCCGACGGCATGCCGGCAAAGTTGCTAGATTCTAACCGGCTGCGAGAGCTCGGTTGGCAAGCGCGGACGACGATGCGCGAAGGTTTGCGCGCGACCTACCAATGGTATCTGCAGCAGCTAGCGAGTGTAGCAGGAGGTGGCGATGCACGAGCGGTTTTATAG
- a CDS encoding kinase: MIISRTPFRISFFGGGTDYPVWYHEHGGAVLGASIDKYCYLTCRYLPPFFKHRIRIVYSQIESCQTADEIEHPAVREVLRHVGIDRGLEIHHDGDLPARSGMGSSSSFTVGLLHALYALKGQMPSKHQLALEGIEIEQDKIKETVGSQDQVLAAHGGLNHVSFAQNGEITVRPVTVSAERMRELNNHLMLFYTGIERTASNIAETYVTDVEAKKSQLRIMKHLVEEGIAILSKGNNINDFGKLLHEGWQVKRDLSAKVSNSHVDELYSHALNHGALGGKLLGAGGGGFLLLYVPPSAQRRVRDALKKFIHVPFHFEFSGSQIIFFEPERDYSVEDKLRASQQYNFLGEIDECVEPVLG, translated from the coding sequence ATGATCATTAGCCGGACACCCTTTCGCATCTCGTTTTTCGGCGGTGGCACCGACTATCCGGTGTGGTACCACGAGCACGGCGGCGCCGTGCTGGGCGCCAGCATCGATAAGTATTGTTACTTGACCTGCCGGTATCTGCCGCCGTTTTTTAAACACCGCATTCGCATCGTTTATTCGCAGATCGAAAGTTGCCAGACCGCCGATGAGATCGAGCACCCGGCAGTGCGCGAAGTGCTGCGCCACGTCGGCATCGATCGCGGTCTGGAGATTCATCATGACGGCGACTTGCCGGCGCGCAGCGGCATGGGATCGAGCTCGTCATTTACCGTCGGCTTGCTGCACGCGCTCTACGCGCTCAAAGGCCAGATGCCGAGCAAGCATCAACTGGCTCTCGAAGGGATAGAAATCGAGCAAGACAAGATCAAGGAAACCGTGGGCTCGCAGGACCAGGTGCTGGCGGCGCATGGCGGTTTGAATCACGTGAGCTTCGCGCAAAATGGCGAGATCACCGTGCGCCCGGTGACGGTGTCGGCGGAGCGCATGCGCGAGTTGAACAATCATTTGATGCTGTTCTACACCGGCATCGAACGCACCGCGTCGAATATCGCCGAGACCTACGTGACTGACGTCGAGGCGAAGAAGAGCCAGTTGCGCATCATGAAGCATTTGGTCGAAGAGGGCATTGCCATCCTGAGCAAAGGAAACAACATCAACGACTTCGGCAAGCTGCTGCACGAGGGCTGGCAGGTCAAGCGCGATTTGAGTGCCAAGGTCTCCAATTCCCATGTCGATGAGCTCTACTCTCACGCCCTCAATCATGGCGCGCTGGGCGGCAAGCTGTTGGGCGCCGGGGGCGGCGGATTCTTATTGCTTTACGTGCCGCCGAGCGCGCAGCGTCGTGTCCGTGACGCGCTTAAAAAATTTATTCACGTGCCGTTCCATTTCGAATTCTCCGGCAGCCAAATTATTTTTTTCGAGCCTGAGCGGGATTATTCGGTGGAAGACAAATTGCGCGCTTCGCAGCAATATAATTTTCTCGGCGAAATCGACGAATGCGTTGAGCCCGTGTTAGGCTAG
- a CDS encoding HAD family hydrolase, whose amino-acid sequence MSKRRFVVLDRDGTIIEEKNYLSAPDQVQLLAGAARGLRHLQSLGLGLVIATNQSAVGRGYFDEARLAAIHARLREMLDAEAVAIDAIYFCPHVPDDRCLCRKPETGMIEQAARELSFDLAQTIVIGDKASDVEMGRRVGAETFLVRTGYGAEVAAQSRLVVDHVVEDLAEAAAIVGRSMGGGGERIHDH is encoded by the coding sequence ATGAGCAAACGGCGCTTTGTGGTTCTCGACCGCGACGGAACAATCATAGAGGAAAAAAACTATCTTTCCGCTCCCGATCAGGTGCAATTGCTTGCAGGAGCGGCCCGCGGGTTGCGTCATTTGCAATCGCTCGGGTTAGGACTGGTGATCGCGACCAATCAATCGGCGGTCGGGCGCGGCTATTTCGATGAGGCGCGTTTGGCGGCGATTCACGCACGATTGCGGGAAATGCTCGACGCAGAGGCGGTCGCCATTGACGCGATCTATTTTTGTCCACATGTGCCGGACGATCGTTGCTTGTGCCGCAAGCCCGAAACCGGGATGATCGAGCAGGCAGCGCGCGAATTGAGTTTCGATTTGGCCCAGACTATCGTCATTGGTGACAAAGCCAGCGATGTTGAGATGGGCCGCCGGGTCGGTGCCGAGACGTTTCTCGTGCGCACTGGCTACGGCGCCGAAGTGGCGGCGCAGAGCCGCCTTGTCGTTGACCACGTGGTAGAGGATTTAGCTGAGGCGGCGGCGATCGTCGGCAGATCGATGGGCGGAGGAGGAGAGCGGATCCATGATCATTAG
- a CDS encoding galactokinase — protein MAPATDLSQVTAAILAGGLGTRLRSVVADRPKVMAQVNGKPFLAYLLEQLSTAGCRSVVLCTGYLGEQIEAAFGAQYAGLKLFYAREPQALGTAGALRFALPLLTSDPVIALNGDSYCDADLQAYWHWYCEGQPVASLLLTEVGNASRYGSVLIDAETRVRQFCEKSANMGPGSINAGVYILRRAVLEMVPLDKMVSLEYDFFPKLVGQGLMGFVTQGRFLDIGTPEDFALAEAFFAAKSHA, from the coding sequence ATGGCGCCAGCAACCGATCTTTCCCAAGTAACCGCGGCGATCCTCGCCGGCGGCTTGGGCACGCGCTTGCGCTCGGTGGTGGCGGATCGGCCCAAGGTGATGGCCCAGGTCAACGGCAAGCCGTTTTTGGCCTATCTCCTGGAGCAACTTTCTACGGCGGGCTGCCGCTCGGTGGTGCTGTGCACGGGTTATCTTGGCGAGCAAATCGAAGCGGCTTTCGGCGCACAGTACGCGGGACTCAAACTGTTTTATGCGCGCGAACCGCAGGCCTTGGGAACCGCGGGGGCTTTGCGCTTTGCGCTGCCGTTATTGACGTCGGACCCGGTCATTGCGCTCAACGGCGATTCCTATTGCGACGCGGACTTGCAGGCGTATTGGCATTGGTACTGCGAGGGTCAGCCGGTGGCGAGTCTGTTGCTGACCGAGGTTGGCAACGCGAGCCGTTACGGTTCAGTGTTGATTGATGCTGAAACGCGCGTCCGGCAGTTTTGCGAAAAAAGCGCGAACATGGGGCCTGGCTCAATCAACGCGGGCGTCTATATTTTGCGCCGCGCCGTGCTAGAGATGGTCCCGCTGGACAAAATGGTTTCTTTGGAGTATGATTTTTTCCCGAAACTGGTTGGGCAGGGGCTCATGGGGTTTGTTACCCAGGGGCGATTTCTGGACATCGGCACGCCGGAAGATTTCGCTTTGGCGGAAGCCTTTTTTGCCGCAAAGAGCCATGCATGA
- a CDS encoding NAD(P)-dependent oxidoreductase has protein sequence MSLRVLITGGAGYLGSILTERLLSGPYDVTVLDNLIYGQHGLFHFCANPNFDFVNGDVRDEKLISRLVKNADVIIPLAAIVGAPACDRDPLLATSVNLDAVRMINKLRSPSQLVVYPTTNSGYGTQTGDVYCTEDTPLEPISLYGRTKSDAEKLLLESPNTVTLRLATVFGLSPRMRLDLLVNHFTYTAVTDGYIVIFEKDFKRNYIHIRDVADCFAYAIENSKKMEGRPYNVGLDAANLSKEELALTIKKHVPNFYIHFSEVGSDPDKRNYIVSNQRLREAGFEAKRSLDQGIVELLKGYRMMGRSEFKNI, from the coding sequence GTGAGCTTACGCGTGCTTATCACCGGCGGTGCCGGCTATCTCGGTTCGATCCTGACCGAGCGATTGTTGAGCGGACCTTACGATGTCACCGTGCTCGACAACTTGATATACGGCCAGCATGGGCTATTTCACTTTTGCGCCAACCCCAATTTCGATTTTGTCAACGGCGACGTGCGCGATGAGAAGCTAATCTCACGCTTGGTGAAAAATGCCGATGTGATTATTCCGTTGGCGGCCATTGTCGGTGCCCCGGCTTGCGACCGCGATCCCTTGCTTGCTACCTCGGTAAATTTAGATGCGGTCCGCATGATCAACAAGCTGCGCTCGCCGAGCCAGCTGGTAGTCTACCCAACCACCAACAGCGGTTATGGCACCCAAACCGGCGATGTTTATTGCACGGAAGACACGCCGCTGGAGCCGATTTCGCTGTACGGTCGGACCAAGAGCGATGCGGAAAAGCTACTGTTGGAGAGTCCCAACACGGTGACTTTAAGATTGGCCACCGTATTCGGCTTGTCGCCGCGCATGCGGCTCGATTTGTTGGTCAACCATTTTACTTACACGGCGGTGACCGACGGCTACATCGTCATTTTTGAAAAGGACTTCAAGCGGAACTACATCCACATCCGCGACGTAGCGGATTGTTTCGCGTACGCCATCGAGAACTCGAAAAAAATGGAGGGCCGTCCCTACAACGTCGGTCTTGACGCGGCCAATCTCTCCAAAGAGGAGTTGGCGCTGACCATCAAGAAGCATGTGCCTAATTTCTATATTCATTTTTCCGAAGTGGGCTCGGACCCCGACAAGCGCAACTATATAGTGTCGAACCAGCGGCTGCGCGAAGCCGGTTTCGAAGCCAAACGATCGTTGGATCAAGGGATTGTCGAGTTGCTCAAGGGCTATCGCATGATGGGCCGCTCGGAGTTTAAAAATATCTGA
- a CDS encoding glycosyltransferase, producing MCHGRPYSRTTRMPAAFTIIIPTKNRADSVAKLLASIGRLEGLVAALRPEIIVSDNDSHDETAQTLETIAKCFPVALRRIKSQNPGKSAAINEALRIAEGKTLAFLDDDVIVDTQWLVEVEKFCATEKHKAGQGRILLQAPEADDENLQKLLRRYRTIPYVNFKPSTAEVHSLNGANFVIDRKLLQSLGGFDERLGPGASGTSEDVELAQRIHKAGYRIGYMHDAIVHHSIDRTRLTEEYFKKVHRRQGASRSLIKGRGSAHIWYDLCRASAGYLFHKSFGDERKSYRNKGRVYHYLGMLEAKRRQKAGR from the coding sequence ATGTGTCATGGAAGACCGTATAGCAGAACCACGCGCATGCCAGCCGCCTTTACCATTATCATTCCCACGAAAAATCGCGCCGATTCGGTAGCTAAGCTGTTAGCAAGCATCGGCCGGCTCGAAGGCTTGGTGGCGGCGCTACGCCCGGAAATCATCGTCAGCGACAATGACTCGCACGACGAGACCGCACAGACACTGGAAACCATCGCGAAATGCTTTCCGGTAGCGCTGCGCAGGATCAAGAGTCAAAACCCGGGGAAATCGGCGGCCATCAACGAAGCCCTGCGCATTGCCGAGGGCAAAACGTTAGCGTTCCTCGACGACGACGTGATCGTTGACACGCAGTGGTTAGTGGAGGTCGAGAAATTTTGTGCAACCGAAAAGCACAAAGCCGGTCAGGGACGCATTCTCTTGCAGGCGCCGGAAGCCGACGATGAAAACCTACAAAAGCTGCTCCGGCGCTATCGCACGATTCCGTATGTAAACTTCAAACCCAGCACGGCGGAAGTCCATTCACTCAACGGCGCCAATTTCGTCATTGACCGCAAACTGCTGCAGAGTCTCGGCGGTTTTGATGAGCGGCTCGGTCCAGGAGCGTCGGGCACTTCAGAAGACGTGGAACTGGCGCAAAGAATCCACAAGGCGGGCTATCGGATCGGCTATATGCACGACGCCATCGTCCATCACAGCATCGATCGAACGCGTTTGACCGAGGAATATTTCAAGAAAGTTCATCGCCGCCAAGGTGCCAGCCGATCGCTGATAAAAGGGCGCGGCAGCGCTCATATCTGGTATGACCTGTGCCGCGCCTCGGCCGGTTACCTATTTCATAAGTCGTTTGGCGACGAACGAAAATCCTACCGCAACAAGGGCCGCGTCTATCACTACCTCGGCATGCTCGAGGCCAAACGCCGCCAAAAAGCCGGTCGTTAA